tgaaaaatcagCACAATTCTTTGctacaaaaattatttttcagttaaaaaaatgcattttttgagTGCACATAAATACCACTACGCATCACCAAGGTGACACTATTTGTCATCTACATGAAGTCAAAAAGCAGAACTTGTCAGAAATAGGAGCTGTCTGCTTCTGACAATAgaagtgaacagaaaataaacgGCACTGTAACTTCAAAAATCAAATCTTTGTTTGTCAAGGAAAGCACTCAGACttgaaaaagcaatttctcCAGGTCAGCTACAGCTCTGGTATAAAGCCCAAAGAGACCAATCTAGAAACTAAGAGTATGGAAAGACAAGCAGCAGCGGTGGTTTTAACCAACACATTTTACCTTCTGGACACAACGGGTTAGAAGCACAGTTACCGCACAGATGGTAACTTCAAAACCCACAGCAACACAACTGCTTGTGATCCTCTACCCATACTCCAGGTTTGTAGAGCATCGGGCGCTTGATAAAAAAGGAATTAGGAGGAGTTAAAAAGCCAGTCTAGGAGGAACTGAAAAGACTTCTTCAAGCTAAAGAAGGCTCTTGGCCTGTGCAGAAAGGAATTCTCAAGAGAACTCCCACGGCCAACAAGAGAATGGGGATATGAAAGCCTCTCACAGCCTGGAAGAGGGAAATACCAATCAAGCCCTCGTCTCAACAGCTAGACATGGAAATTTTGGGAAGGTCACATGAGCCACCAAGGCATGTCAGCTACTTTCAATATCACAAGGCCTGGAGCAAAGCATTCTGCCATCTGGTGCTGGCACCTCTCTTTGGGCAACTGCCACAACAGCACTTTCCTTCCAGGGAACTCCGTCCTAGGCTGGGCAGAGAAACACGAAGGGCAGAACAGGTGTATTCACCAGGAAGGTGGCTCTCTCAAACAGAAGCACTTCATCTGCCTCAATGATCTGAGCAAAGTTCCTCAGGTTCATCTCCAGCTGCTGGACATTGGGGATCAGCTGATAGACTATACTGGACCAAGCCTGCCAACAAAGAAAGACAAGGACTGCATTATCATTTCTGCCTCATTCCCACGTTACCCAGCATGCTCAAAAGCTATTTGCAGTTGTGAGCACTTACAGCCTAGACAAGAGAGAAACACTGATCCCATTCCTCTGTGCCTCTGTCTACCATGCTGAGGGCTACTAGTGGAATCTGGTTTCCCAAGTGAACTCCACAATAGTCACAAAGTGGCTAGGCAAAACATTTAAGCAGTGTTAAAAGAATGCCACGAGCACAACACATGGAGgagttctatttatttatttacttttaattaaacCCAAGATGTTCTGATGCCATTTACAATAGCTAACCTGCAGAAGCAGGAGTCACTGCAGACCTAACAAGGGCCAGTTAATAACAAACTAATTACTCACCCTCCTCATGCTCTTGTTTTCGAGTGAGAGGGGGAAAGGCCAGATACAGGGAAGACAGCGTACAAACCTTGTAAAGTGTTTCATCCCAGATGGAAGTTCTAAAACAAGCACATTCCAAAGGACGGGAAAGGCGCCTCAAGTCTTCCTCACGctctttaaaaatctgtcaaGTAAGAAGACTAGCAGTTAAGTGTAAATATTTTAGCCTCTGGTGTGGTTACTGTATTGTATTTCTAGCACACATGTCAAACAATACTCAAGTacacaaagcactgcagaaaagagAGCGGCAGAGCTTGCTGGCTAGGACAGACTGTCAGAAACCCCTTCCACTAGGATAGCAGGAACAAGCAGACCCTGGCTGTCACACAGCAGGAGACTCAAACTTGGAATAACTATGGTGTTACGGAGCGGAAATGGAAGTGCATGCACATGAATTTTACAGAAGACCTGAAATCTGGCAAGCCCCTGGTCATATGTGAAAAGCTGTGTCATCGTGAAAAGAGTATAAGGAAAGCACTAGAGAGCTTCATCACTATGAACTGCAGTAACAAAGCAGCTCTGAGGCAAGTACACAGACTTCTCCCACCATGCTGTGCCCTTAGAAGCTATGGTTACAAAAAAGGAGGGGTAAAACAAAGAGGACAGCCTTGCATCAAACTCCTgcagaagcagtaaaaaaaaaaaccagcaggaGAGCTGGCACTGTGCCCTGCAAGGGAAGGCACGATGACTACCTTCACCTCACCTTACTGTTTTTAGGAACATGACAGAGCAAGCTGATCTCCAGCACAAGCTGTGTAGGCCAACACTTACCATCTTGGGGCCTGAGATACCAAAGGTTTAACAACGATTTGCAGGGACAGTGATTTGGCCCAGTTCAAGAATTTTTTGCATGTTCTTCTGAATAGCAGATACTTTAAAACAGCTTTGATGGGTGTGCAGTGATACGCACTAAAAATATACACAAAGTAAGGCCCCTCTTCTGCCTGGCCACCCTACGCTTCAAGGCCTCACTTGAATTTGCACAACTATATAAACCTAGCCAGACAAAACAGCATCACAAAGATCTTAAGAGTCTTCATTCAGTTTGTAGGGAAGAGAGATGGACGTGATGAAAAAGCCCTTGACTCAACCCTACCACCAACAGGCTCGTAGAGCTATTTTTGCACTGAGTTGGAGGGCAGAACTAGGAAAGGAGAACCACCACTGACAGAGAACAAGCGACCTGCAGCCAAAACGCTGCGTGGAAGAAGTGTAACGCTGCAGGGAGGTCAGGGTGTGGCTGCAGCCATGGGACCTCTTGACactgcctttgctgctgcccaggcaCATGCTAACCAGGAACCAGAGCGTTTAATGTGACTTCATACTACAGCCCAAAGGAGCCTCCAGGTTTGCTCCAGGTCAGGGAGTGGAAAGCAGCCAGGGATGTCCTTGCCAGGCAAAGGTGTCTAACCCACAAGAAACATTATGCCTTGGCATCAGGAGCTGGTTGCTTTTAGTCATAGCTGAAAAAGCAAGGTTGGGAGAAACCCACCATCTTCCAGTCTCCCTGCAGTATTCCAAAAGCcctgaagagaacagaaagcacAAAACTTCTCTGGGAGGCTGATCCCCAGCCTCTGCAGGATGCCTCCCTGAGCACCTAAGTGTTAAACCAAGAAGTGACCTCTGGGCAAACAGGCCCCACAGAACACCTTGTGACAGGAAGCAGAACCATCAGCTAATAAAAACCTCTTTCTAGTTAACCGGGAGAGTTTCAACCCTTGTTTCTGTTACACTTTAGAACAGTGCTTAAGTGGGAATGAAAGTGAGAGCTAAAAAGAAACCAGCCATCACTTGTCATCACCACAATCCTCAAAGTCACCCAAACAGTCAGAAGAGAGTTCAAGTTTGCCAGATTTCCTTCAGTTCTATCTTCCTTCCCACTGGTAAAAGCATTACAATTGATGCTATAAAAGAAAAGGCTTAAGAGTACTTGTTCCTACAAAGATACCTCAGGTCTCTTCTCCACTGGACTACATGCAAGAGACAGCACTGACATACAGTTTGGAAAGGTGGAAAGGGCTTGGTCAGCTCCCAACATCCAAGAAGCCATTTCAGGAACAGTGCTGATGGGACTGTGCTTGAGGTATGAACCAGCAACGCTTTAGCACACTCAAAAGAGGCTctatttgaaaccatttctgtgGCAGCTATCAGCTTCTCACCAAGTCCCGCTGATCCTCCTGCACCAAGTCCATCTTGTGCACTAGACAAAAGATCTTTGCGTCAGGAGAGTTCTGAAGAATCGCCTCCAAGCATGACTGGTAGTAGTGCATGTCCTTCTCCAGCTCGCGGCTTTCTACATCAAAGACATAGATGAGGACTTCTACGTTGCGGAAGATGTTGTCCCGCTGACTGGTGAAGTAGTTCTCCATAAAGGTGTCCTGtctgaggaggagcagagcaacagaacaaggagacTCCCATTAGAGCAACCGGGCTTCGGCACGGTCAGGAAAAGCGCTGTAAAATATCTCCAGCTGGAGGTGTTCACGTGTTCAGCTGCAGACCCCACCGCAGGAATCCAGAAGAGCCCCACAGATCGCTGACTTCCCCAGGATATGAGGCTCCCTAAGCATTTCCAACCGAGCACAGTAGGATGCTCCTGAGGAGCATCTGCTTCCCAGTCTCTCACAAGAAGCAGAAGCTTCCTACAGGACATAGCTGCTGCTCGGGGCTAGCACAAACAAAGCTACATTGCTTTGAAAGAGCTGCACACAaaaaagccacagcagcagtAAAACCACCAGTACAGCCTGTTTTACAGggtttaaatgcattttgactAACTTCTGCTGAATACAGCTCAGACAAAACATAAGGACATTAAATTTGGTGAAGCTTAGCAAAGTttgacagctctgctgaggtTCTGCCAGTGGGAGCGTTCTTTAAAAAGCTGCTTCCAGGAACCACAGGATCACCATCAATCTTTAACATCACTTCTCAGCACGCACCTCATTTGGATCAACCTCATGAGATGCAGTTCCAAAACCAGCATCACCTCCACCATCATCATTTTCAAGAGAAAGTTCGGGTGAAGGGCTCAGGCTTCTTGCTAGACAAATAAAGCAGCCAGCAAGGAAAGGGTGGGCCCATGCACTGCATCTTTCATGTGGAGATAACTCAGACTCCAAACTGCAGTAATCAGACCAGCCTCTTCCACCCACCTCCATGCACAAGCCTAAGATGTGGTATCCACTCTCCCCAGAGCTGCCTCACCCGTTTCACCATGGCACGCACAAAGTTTGTTCCATTCTCTCCAGACACAAAAAGCACGCTAGTGCCTTGGGGTGCCTGCTCTTGTTACATCCCCAACCTTATTCAGCAGAGCTAACCCCCAAcagcttcaaaataaaatttaaaaaaaaagtacctacCCTCCACAGTCCCAGAGGTTTAATACCAGGTTTCCTAGAAATCTAACATGGGAGTGCTCCACATCAACTGAAAAGAGACAACAGG
The window above is part of the Numida meleagris isolate 19003 breed g44 Domestic line chromosome 8, NumMel1.0, whole genome shotgun sequence genome. Proteins encoded here:
- the LOC110403116 gene encoding ras-related GTP-binding protein A; the protein is MPSTAMKKKVLLMGKSGSGKTSMRSIIFANYIARDTRRLGATIDVEHSHVRFLGNLVLNLWDCGGQDTFMENYFTSQRDNIFRNVEVLIYVFDVESRELEKDMHYYQSCLEAILQNSPDAKIFCLVHKMDLVQEDQRDLIFKEREEDLRRLSRPLECACFRTSIWDETLYKAWSSIVYQLIPNVQQLEMNLRNFAQIIEADEVLLFERATFLVISHYQCKEQRDIHRFEKISNIIKQFKLSCSKLAASFQSMEVRNSNFAAFIDIFTSNTYVMVVMSDPSIPSAATLINIRNARKHFEKLERVDGPKHSLLMR